A single Vanacampus margaritifer isolate UIUO_Vmar chromosome 14, RoL_Vmar_1.0, whole genome shotgun sequence DNA region contains:
- the ptpn13 gene encoding tyrosine-protein phosphatase non-receptor type 13 isoform X7: MHVSLAEALEVRGGPLQEEEVWAVLSQSAESLQELFHKDPSAMGFIISPWSLLLMPSGNISFTDEYVTQQDLRAFTAPEVLEGSILASVSDIEKMHMYSLGMTLYWGADYEIPQNQPMKLGEHLNSLLLNMCDDVTMSRMSLRTVLDICSEHIRNSTCDPPFSYVRKLVRLVLGSLSQLDGLLTDRESLPERSKEIRERLRGKGLPSGRSAAPRVLERYRARTQEQSSLNRGLSRSMGSLSVQEIMRGDERAALQYPHCDYHPNSECPGEMCPMLISLQHQNQHSYPYLHPLHPQQKGRPVELDRRSLAFHSTDLRASQTRKSWASSVDLACIDPEALRFGALEDARRGSNALSTQTIGRIKAPFSTSRERDSRYFEFGGLKSRNTHHLSTLSVGSGLPGAYDRIKERQRKLQMLRQAVDGPSLTHHRHHSDYSSSSESPSVSSSDPDYRQGKKMAEPRRFGSQLALFSEHDSLSVTSHNMQRHRQYEGVADEGLAGAELLLQKQEEEVQRLQAHLANRLSRANIYSLDDPLAPSRTSLLDLQDPLYTSPMPLRKAKLFHGPEFVKMASEPSVALNVPSSIMKRKGEEVQRKVSVVLLSGQKLEVSCDVKASCKDALDMVIAHVGLVERHLFGLAYLTENEFFFVNPDVKLSKVAPETWKKKSDVPFNLFLRIKFFLDDVNLIQHAMTKHQYYLQLRKDILDERMRCDMENAILLASIGLQAEFGDYQPELHGKSYFRAEHYLPVSVLDKLDQTTIKEELPKLHRNYYGASESEAEFEFLKVSQRLTEYGVHFHRVLPEKRSQTGIMLGVYSKGVLIFEVLNGNRTPVLRFPWRETKKISFTKKRICLQNTSDGIKHVFQTDNSNTCQYLLALCSDHHKFHQQMRALQSNQELQDLVNSPLTGLQYSTDRQGAVSRALSSGSLAPALSTQSNPEHLKRISYSEAALNKAPSGSLLIQDQLNLPGFHPVKVHPNPRAMSRSLHNLGQAPEASEQSMVEPYSGGLVRILPSQRANSETDSLSHQTNTPSWSHFESKGESDSSSIEDAGQAYVMGVSVHSSSGLPSTPTSANDSLKKKVNALPSPERQITSVRLKKDAKYGLGFQVMGAENSGYNEIGTIISSVTPGGPADVNGYLKPGDRLIAVNDLNLGGLSHAATIELLQNAPDDVMLVVSQPKERLYKESSSGSSPTKTTSTLAALKSAQHELEVPSTDHTGTVSSTFPARLISQPSQDISSIPTIVLPTSTQVQQCLERATTSLDSQNSFLDPLPPALPPKTRKTKLLEAPKLSDYSDGGDSDVDEESHSKSQEKLIVNKDYRREHLNGNASGVSSLRPGELFDIELSKKDSSLGISVTGGVNTTIQHGGIYVKAIIPKGAAELDGRIQRGDRVVAVNGKSLEGASHQQAVDALRDTGQTVNLLLERGHPPTEKIHAPLSPQCTPLHSSNSSLREPSKSKARPQELKDKPEYSFLTPDNVFEVLLVKNASGLGFSFSREEYIPDKAPSSSMVRVKKLFPGQPAAESGRINVGDVILRVNQTPLKGLSQHEVISALRGTGQEVTLRLCRPERGVLPELDTLVLTPNPSPRKEPLTPANLDIARTEPCLLQDDRRSQSSVEEALERLRLKSSGSTEDIRVMSHPKNSGNMEDILDRLQVKSPGRRNSYSDSTDGDEEVEEAFSPSALEHSGQTWERSVYQTPSSSLGHGSYGSSHQLDDSVQSAFFSPQMAITRLKQSKRNQESSLHLGSSHSAPSPDPLPPPLPMPLNLSMPTNGTTMDELFPEVELKVSLKKSEKGSLGFTLTKGSDHGCYIHDIVQDPAKSDGQLRPGDRMIKVNQTDVSNMGHTEVVELVRAEPRQVDLVVGRVFDGSKPYIDAHLLPDICFRDIHKPLGLVLDGGRNSPYGLVFVKDILAGSAAFEEGSLRPLDLIHYINGAPTQELTLSENTRLLELSCDDLTLKATRDGKPVYPGEIVSSRNSKISSNVSSDINGFLTAEDPMETEFFTALSSLEEEVIKLELDKPQSGGLGFSVIGGERGIFVKSITAGGVAEASGKLQVGDRLLKVNEEPMTGVSHTKAVTTIRKAKGLVHLMVSRPPDQSPNTYLAYLPINTDKCNGNADLSEDSGVKTKLCSPHKLLKSSCPPLPPTDYDEGPPNPKRDHSAEHSEDTDYDGSSLPDDSPESSHKVEWLEESVDAPSNENYLQMSVGQPEDDDVITWGSDELPIENLNSKFTNAGPIITKDELTSLPLVKVVPNGQYTGLALNGVVRMMKGLLDQKVPQQEFDNLQNLQPLDDCLVGQTKENKRKNRYKNIVPYDTTRVVLGTNGGYINANHLKMPVKDEDFSYIACQGPLPTTMGDFWQMVWEQKSNVIAMMTQEIEGGKVKCQRYWPDSPGTTEMVDERLQVKLVKDQYLDHFVIRLMEVKDVTTDETQLVTHLNYTGWPDHGTPSQPEQLLTFISYLRHMHRSGPIITHCSAGIGRSGTLICIDVVLGLISKDADFDISDVVRNMRLQRKGMVQTEDQYIFCYKVIHYVLECLQDEKNISG; encoded by the exons TCTCAACCGGGGTCTCAGTCGCTCCATGGGATCCCTGTCGGTGCAAGAAATTATGAGGGGGGACGAAAGGGCTGCCCTCCAGTATCCTCACTGTGACTATCACCCCAACTCGGAATGTCCGGGCGAAATGTGCCCCATGCTCATCTCACTCCAGCACCAGAACCAGCACTCTTACCCCTACCTGCACCCCCTTCACCCCCAGCAAAAAGGCCGACCCGTGGAACTTGACCGCCGGTCTTTAGCGTTCCACAGCACAGACCTGAGGGCATCCCAGACCAGGAAGTCCTGGGCCTCTTCCGTGGACTTGGCCTGCATCGACCCTGAGGCTCTTCGTTTTGGAGCTTTGGAGGACGCGCGCAGAGGCAGCAACGCATTAAGCACACAAACTATCGGCAGGATCAAAGCGCCATTCAGCACATCCAGAGAGAGGGACTCTCGCTACTTTGAATTTGGTGGGCTAAAAAGCCGTAACACCCATCACCTCTCTACTCTGTCGGTTGGCTCAGGTCTGCCCGGAGCATATGACCGCATCAAGGAGCGGCAGAGGAAGCTGCAGATGCTGCGACAAGCTGTGGATG GACCAAGTCTCACCCACCATCGGCACCACAGTGATTACAGTTCCTCCAGCGAAAGCCCGTCAGTTTCCTCCTCTGATCCCGACTACAGGCAAG ggaaaaaaatggccgAACCGAGACGATTTGGCTCTCAGCTGGCGCTCTTCTCGGAACACGACTCCCTTTCTGTGACCAGTCACAACATGCAGAGGCACAG GCAGTATGAAGGAGTAGCTGATGAAGGTTTGGCTGGAGCTGAGCTGCTCCTCCaaaagcaggaggaggaggtgcagcgtctgcaggcACACCTGGCCAACAGGTTATCCCGGGCCAACATCTATTCATTGGATGACCCCTTGGCTCCTTCGCGCACATCCTTGCTCGACCTCCAGGATCCGCTGTACACGTCACCGATGCCGCTCCGTAAAGCCAAG CTGTTCCATGGACCAGAGTTTGTGAAGATGGCAAGTGAGCCCAGCGTCGCCCTCAACGTTCCCTCTTCCATAATG AAACGTAAGGGTGAGGAAGTGCAGAGGAAGGTTAGCGTGGTTCTGCTGAGCGGCCAGAAGCTGGAGGTGAGCTGTGACGTCAAGGCCTCGTGTAAAGACGCTCTGGATATGGTGATCGCCCACGTGggcctggtagaacgccatctCTTTGGCCTAGCTTACCTCACAG AAAATGAGTTTTTCTTCGTTAATCCTGATGTCAAACTGTCCAAAGTGGCACCTGAGACTTGGAAGAAGAAGTCAGACGTGCCTTTTAACCTTTTCCTACGCATCAAGTTCTTCCTTGACGACGTCAACCTAATTCA ACATGCTATGACCAAACATCAGTACTATCTACAGCTGAGGAAGGACATCCTGGACGAGAGGATGCGCTGCGACATGGAAAATGCCATCTTGTTGGCCTCCATAGGGTTGCAGGCAGAGTTTGGCGACTACCAACCTGAG CTCCACGGGAAGTCGTACTTCCGAGCTGAACACTACCTGCCTGTGTCAGTTTTGGACAAGCTAGACCAGACGACCATCAAGGAGGAGCTGCCAAAACTTCACAGGAACTACTACGGCGCATCTGAGTCGGAGGCAGAGTTTGAGTTCCTCAAG gtGAGTCAAAGGCTGACGGAGTACGGGGTCCATTTTCATCGTGTGCTCCCTGAGAAGAGGTCCCAGACCGGCATCATGCTGGGCGTCTACTCCAAGGGGGTTCTCATCTTTGAGGTCCTGAATGGAAATCGAACCCCAGTGCTAAGGTTCCCTTGGAGGGAGACAAAGAAGATTTCGTTTACA AAAAAGAGGATTTGCCTTCAAAACACATCTGATGGCATCAAGCACGTGTTCCAGACAGACAATAGCAACACATGTCAATATCTGCTAGCGCTCTGCTCTGACCACCACAAGTTTCACCAGCAGATGAGGGCGCTACAAAGCAACCAAGAGCTCCAGGATTTAG TGAACAGCCCCCTGACTGGCTTGCAGTATTCCACGGATCGTCAGGGTGCAGTAAGCAGAGCGTTGAGCTCAGGCAGCCTGGCCCCCGCCCTGTCCACGCAGTCCAACCCAGAGCACCTGAAGAGGATCTCCTACTCGGAGGCGGCACTCAACAAGGCACCGTCTGGCTCACTCTTGATCCAGGACCAGCTTAACCTTCCCGGATTCCACCCAGTGAAAGTGCATCCTAATCCCCGGGCCATGAGCCGCTCCCTTCACAACCTCGGGCAGGCACCGGAGGCATCTGAGCAAAGCATGGTCGAACCATATAGCGGGGGCCTGGTTCGGATACTACCCAGCCAGCGCGCCAATTCAGAAACGGACTCTCTCTCGCACCAGACTAACAC ACCATCATGGAGTCACTTTGAGTCCAAAGGAGAATCAGACTCCTCTTCCATAGAAGATGCGGGCCAGGCTTATGTGATGG gGGTTAGTGTGCACAGCTCCTCAGGACTACCCTCCACCCCAACCTCTGCTAATG atTCCCTGAAGAAAAAAGTCAACGCTTTGCCATCTCCAGAGAGACAAATCACATCTGTAAGATTGAAGAAAGATGCAAAATATGGCCTTG GGTTCCAGGTGATGGGTGCGGAGAACTCTGGTTACAACGAAATAGGCACCATCATCAGCTCTGTCACGCCTGGGGGCCCCGCTGATGTTAATGGTTACCTCAAACCTG GCGATCGCCTGATCGCTGTTAACGACCTGAACCTGGGAGGGCTCTCTCACGCTGCCACCATTGAATTGCTACAAAATGCTCCAGATGATGTCATGCTGGTGGTTTCGCAGCCCAAAGAGAGACTTTACAAAG AGTCTTCATCTGGCTCTTCTCCAACCAAGACCACATCTACTCTGGCAGCACTCAAGTCTGCACAGCATGAACTGGAAGTTCCTTCAACTGATCACACGGGAACAGTGAGCTCCACCTTCCCGGCCCGGCTCATTTCTCAACCCTCTCAAGACATAAGCAGCATTCCAACCATCGTCCTGCCCACTTCGACCCAAGTCCAGCAATGCCTGGAAAGGGCAACTACCTCACTCGATTCCCAAAATTCATTCTTGGATCCCCTGCCGCCAGCATTGCCTCCCAAAACCCGGAAGACAAAACTCTTAGAAGCTCCTAAGCTTTCAGACTATTCTGACGGTGGGGATTCTGACGTGGATGAGGAGAGTCACTCTAAAAGTCAGGAGAAACTAATAGTCAATAAG GACTACCGCAGAGAACATTTAAATGGTAATGCCTCAGGTGTCAGTAGCCTCCGGCCTGGAGAGTTATTTGACATTGAGCTGTCGAAAAAAGACAGCAGCCTGGGCATAAGTGTCACG GGGGGAGTGAACACCACCATTCAGCATGGCGGCATCTACGTGAAGGCCATTATTCCAAAAGGAGCTGCAGAGCTTGACGGAAGGATACAAAGAG GGGACCGCGTGGTGGCTGTCAACGGAAAATCACTGGAGGGCGCCTCTCACCAACAGGCGGTCGACGCTCTCAGAGACACGGGGCAG ACGGTTAATTTGTTGCTGGAGAGGGGTCACCCACCCACAGAAAAAATCCACGCACCCCTCAGTCCTCAATGCACACCGCTGCACTCCAGCAACAGCAGCCTCCGAGAGCCAAGCAAGAGTAAAGCAAGGCCACAGGAGCTCAAAGACAAACCAGAGTACAGCTTTTTAACGCCAG ACAATGTATTTGAGGTGCTCCTGGTGAAGAACGCCTCAGGACTGGGCTTCAGCTTTAGTCGGGAGGAGTACATCCCAGACAAGGCACCGAGCTCCAGTATGGTGCGAGTGAAAAAGCTGTTTCCTGGGCAGCCGGCTGCTGAGAGCGGCCGCATCAATGTGGGCGATGTCATCCTACGGGTCAATCAAACGCCCCTCAAGGGACTCTCACAACAT GAAGTAATATCAGCCTTGCGAGGAACGGGGCAGGAAGTGACATTACGCCTGTGTAGACCGGAACGGGGCGTTCTTCCAGAGTTGGACACCTTAGTTTTG ACACCCAATCCATCACCCCGTAAAGAGCCGCTCACACCAGCCAACCTCGATATCGCGAGGACCGAACCTTGCCTTCTACAAGATGACAGGAGGAGTCAAAGCAGCGTGGAAGAAGCCCTTGAGAGATTGCGATTAAAATCCAGTGGCAGCACCGAAGATATCCGGGTGATGTCGCATCCTAAGAACTCTGGCAACATGGAGGACATCCTGGACAGGCTGCAAGTCAAGAGCCCTGGTCGACGCAACAGCTACAGCGACAGCACGGATGGCGACGAGGAAGTTGAGGAAGCGTTCAGCCCGAGCGCCCTGGAGCACAGCGGGCAGACGTGGGAGCGCAGCGTCTACCAGACCCCGAGCAGCAGCTTGGGACACGGATCCTATGGCAGCAGCCATCAGCTGGACGACAGCGTCCAATCTGCTTTCTTCTCGCCACAAATGGCCATAACCAGACTGAAACAAAGCAAGAG gAATCAAGAGTCCTCCCTCCACCTGGGGTCGTCCCATTCAGCTCCGAGTCCAGatccccttcctccccctctaCCCATGCCTTTAAACCTCTCTATGCCCACAAATGGTACAACGATGGACGAACTTTTCCCG GAAGTAGAGTTGAAGGTCTCACTAAAGAAGTCTGAAAAGGGCAGCCTGGGCTTTACACTGACCAAAGGCAGCGATCACGGTTGTTACATCCATGACATTGTTCAGGATCCTGCCAAAAGTGACGGACAGCTCAGGCCCGGTGACAGAATGATCAAG GTGAACCAAACAGACGTAAGTAACATGGGCCACACCGAGGTGGTGGAACTCGTGCGTGCAGAGCCACGCCAGGTGGACTTGGTGGTGGGCAGGGTGTTTGATGGCTCAAAACCCTACATCGATGCCCACCTGCTGCCCGACATCTGTTTTAGAGACATCCACAAACCACTTG GTCTGGTGTTGGACGGCGGTCGGAACAGTCCGTACGGGCTTGTGTTTGTGAAAGACATCCTCGCAGGATCGGCGGCCTTTGAAGAAGGCAGCTTGAGACCACTGGACCTCATCCATTACATTAATGGTGCGCCCACTCAGGAACTCACACTCAGCGAGAACACCAGACTGTTGGAGCTTTCCTGTGACGACCTGACTCTTAAAGCCACAAG GGATGGCAAGCCTGTGTATCCTGGGGAAATTGTGTCGTCTCGCAATAGTAAAATCAGCTCCAATGTATCATCTGACATCAATG GATTCCTCACAGCCGAAGATCCAATGGAGACTGAGTTTTTCACAGCGCTGTCTTCTTTAGAG GAGGAGGTGATCAAGCTGGAGCTGGACAAGCCGCAGTCAGGAGGTCTCGGTTTCTCCGTGATCGGGGGCGAGCGAGGCATCTTCGTCAAGTCCATCACAGCAGGCGGAGTCGCAGAGGCCTCGGGCAAGTTGCAAGTGGGCGACAGGCTGCTCAAA GTAAATGAGGAGCCAATGACGGGCGTCTCGCACACCAAAGCTGTCACCACCATCCGCAAAGCGAAAGGCCTGGTGCACCTGATGGTGTCCAGGCCGCCCGACCAGAGCCCCAACACCTACCTGGCCTATCTGCCCATCAACACGGATAAGTGCAACGGAAACGCAG ATCTCAGTGAGGACAGCGGGGTGAAGACCAAGTTGTGTAGTCCCCATAAGTTACTCAAATCTTCCTGTCCACCATTACCGCCAACCGACTATGACGAAGGTCCGCCCAATCCCAAAAGGGACCACAGCGCCGAACACTCTGAAGACACAGACTACGACGGTTCCTCCTTACCTGATGATTCGCCCGAG AGTTCCCATAAAGTTGAATGGTTGGAAGAGAGCGTGGACGCCCCCAGCAATGAAAA TTATCTGCAAATGAGTGTTGGCCAGCCAGAAGACGACGATGTCATCACGTGGGGAAGTGATGAGCTGCCTATTGAAAACCTCAATTCCAAATTCACAAACG CTGGTCCAATTATCACCAAGGACGAGCTGACCTCCTTGCCTCTGGTTAAGGTGGTCCCCAATGGCCAATACACGGGCCTCGCGCTCAACGGCGTTGTGCGCATGATGAAGGGGCTTTTGGACCAGAAAGTCCCTCAGCAAGAATTTGAC AATCTTCAAAATCTTCAACCTCTGGACGACTGTTTGGTTGGCCAGACGAAGGAGAACAAGAGGAAGAACCGTTACAAGAATATTGTCCCTT ACGACACCACGCGAGTGGTGCTCGGCACAAATGGCGGCTACATCAACGCTAACCACCTCAAGATGCCCGTGAAGGACGAGGACTTTTCATACATCGCCTGCCAGGGACCCTTGCCCACCACTATGGGTGACTTCTGGCAGATGGTGTGGGAGCAGAAGTCCAACGTGATCGCCATGATGACGCAGGAGATCGAGGGCGGCAAGGTGAAGTGCCAACGGTACTGGCCCGACTCGCCGGGTACCACGGAGATGGTGGACGAGCGCCTGCAGGTCAAGTTGGTGAAAGACCAATACCTGGACCACTTCGTCATCCGACTCATGGAGGTCAAAGATGTGACG ACGGATGAAACGCAACTGGTGACGCACCTGAATTACACGGGCTGGCCCGACCACGGGACGCCGTCGCAGCCCGAGCAGCTGCTCACCTTCATCTCCTACTTGAGGCACATGCACCGCTCGGGCCCCATCATCACGCACTGCAGCGCTGGAATCGGACGCTCCGGAACGCTTATTTGCATCGACGTGGTCCTCGGTCTCATCAGCAAAGACGCCGAT TTTGACATTTCTGATGTGGTACGGAACATGAGACTTCAGCGAAAGGGAATGGTCCAGACAGAG GACCAGTATATCTTCTGCTACAAGGTGATCCACTATGTCTTGGAATGCCTTCAAGATGAGAAGAACATATCAGGATAG